A stretch of Elgaria multicarinata webbii isolate HBS135686 ecotype San Diego chromosome 5, rElgMul1.1.pri, whole genome shotgun sequence DNA encodes these proteins:
- the LOC134399713 gene encoding olfactory receptor 52M1-like yields the protein MPAFYNACVSPSTFSLTGIPQLEAAYAWISIPFCSMYIIAVVGNCTILLIIKTEPSLHEPMYLFLSMLAIIDLVLSSSTMPKLLGIFWFDDKDISFHACLFQMFVIHSFATIESGIFLAMAFDRYVAICSPLRHKAILTHSAVAKIGAAAALRGFLYIAPLPLLVRRFTYYRTNVIAHSYCEHMAVVMLSCEDISVSNVYGMSIGFLVLIADSLCIGLSYVLIFRAVMSLATTEARLKSFSTCTSHICAILAFYIPIAVSSLTHRFGHNVAPPTHILLANFYLIIPPVLNPIVYAARTKEIRKKMAKILSWARREARGFL from the coding sequence ATGCCCGCCTTCTACAATGCCTGTGTCAGCCCATCCACTTTCTCCCTCACGGGCATCCCTCAGCTGGAAGCAGCCTATGCATGGATCTCCATCCCTTTTTGCTCCATGTACATCATTGCTGTTGTGGGGAACTGCACCATCCTGCTCATCATCAAGACGGAGCCATCCCTCCACGAGCCAATGTACCTCTTTCTCTCAATGCTGGCCATCATCGACCtggtcctctcctcctccacaatgCCCAAGCTGCTTGGCATCTTCTGGTTTGATGACAAAGACATCAGCTTCCACGCCTGCCTCTTCCAGATGTTCGTCATCCATTCTTTTGCCACCATTGAGTCTGGGATCTTTCTTGCTATGGCTTTTGACCGCTACGTGGCCATATGTTCCCCCCTGAGGCACAAGGCGATCTTAACCCATTCCGCTGTTGCCAAGATTGGGGCGGCAGCCGCTCTGCGGGGCTTCCTGTACATTGCTCCACTGCCCCTGCTAGTCAGGCGGTTCACCTACTACCGCACCAACGTCATTGCGCATTCCTATTGTGAGCACATGGCGGTGGTGATGCTCTCCTGTGAGGATATCTCCGTCAGTAACGTCTACGGCATGAGCATTGGTTTCCTGGTACTCATCGCTGACTCCCTCTGTATTGGGCTGTCCTATGTGCTCATCTTCCGGGCAGTGATGAGCTTGGCCACCACGGAGGCCCGCCTCAAATCCTTCAGCACGTGCACCTCGCACATCTGCGCCATCTTGGCCTTCTATATCCCCATAGCCGTTTCCTCCCTGACTCACCGCTTTGGCCACAACGTGGCTCCCCCAACACACATCCTGCTAGCCAACTTCTACCTCATCATCCCTCCTGTCTTGAACCCCATCGTGTATGCTGCCCGGACCAAAGAAATCCGGAAGAAGATGGCAAAGATCCTGTCTTGGGCCAGAAGAGAAGCCAGAGGCTTTCTGTAA